CTTTTAGGAGTTAAAGATTTCATCATTATTCACCTAATTAAGAAGGAAAAAATATCAGAACACTTGTTAAATGTGAGGAAACTCGAAGTTATTTTATGCACGCGTGTAACAAAACATTGCATTTTTGTTGTAACAAATATTCATGCTGACTACTTTTTGTGCTTTTAGGTTATGAACCTTGCTAAAGAGGCAAAACGAGAAAGGAATTCTCTGTTCAAAGAAGTTACAAAGATCAGCAATTATGGGATCTCAGTTTGAAACTTGCCTATCCTAATCCTCTTTCCATGGATATAAATCCATTACCATTTCTTGAATCTTCTAGATACCGGGTACAATAGTTCCtctcttttaaataaaagtgGTTGCACAGCTtgttttttcaaatatttggcAATGAGCATATACATTTGAAAGTCAGCAATTAAACTGTTACAGTGAACTGTTTTCTAAAAATGAGTGATGACTTCAACTCCTGTTTTGTGGCTTTTTATGTCATGTTATTTCCTACAATGTGCAGCACATATTTCTTGACATGATTTGTTAACAATCAAGACCGAGTTCTTAGTTCTGAACGTTCACTCGTTGCCATTGAATCATTTGAAGTCATCAGGATGTTAAAGAATGGAATTTATTACCTCATAATTATGAAAATGACATGGTTCAATGTGCAGATTTGGATTTCaaaatatgataatatgattTATCAAGAATCGAGaagaaaatgaattagaccACTTCTTGATTTAATTATCATTCTTCGACATTGTTCTTCCTAATCCTGTGTGTGTGACATTGAATATTATAGCAAGTGTGATCCTGATAAATGTCTCGATTCCGCGAATTCTTTCCAATTCTGGGAGAGCATACATTCACACCCAATGTTTAACAAGaagtgatttttttttcttcaaattacgACGATTTTGTTTTTATTGTGGGTTTTAACCTACACTTCTCCCACCAGAGAGGTTTATGCCACTGGTAGCCGTGACCGTTTAGCAAGTTatttaaatatgaaattttagGCAAAACATTAGGACCAAAGACGCCATCTCCTCCAGCTGCAAATATTATTCGTATACTAGTTGATCGTGATATGCGACGAGCAGAAATCATGATAAAAACGCGATCTTGAAAGAGGTAGCATTACATTTTCACAGACGTGGTAAACTATTAATTTTTGTATGGGATGCAACCTTTATAATAAATACTATATAGTGGCTGTAgatctccaaaaaaaaaaagacgtaCTTAGAGACGAAATTCAAGTTCACATTGCCCACCAGGACGTAAAAAGGGAAGACCGAGGAAAAGTTTAAATCGCCTGAATAACACATATAGCAAATAATTGACAATGGTTATGATAAATTTAGCAAATAAATGATAATGAgtataaaattatgatttttgccATCGATATATCGTTCTTGCtctattttgaagaaaaattccaTTTTGGAGCAAGACCAGTTAGTTTTTCATCTGCCGGAAGTAATATTTCTCATATCCCAACACCATTAGATTATGTTGATCCCTCATATTTTAATGGAAATTGTCATTTTTATGTGTTGATAATCCAAAAGCTAAAATTTGTGGAATAATTTTCATCCGATCTTAGTATCATTAAATCACGTaaatcttcttattttaatgaaaattgTCAGGGCAACTGATTGTAAGCCGACTAGATAGATGCAAACAAGATGGCCCAGAAATTCGTTTTCAGTTCAGACCTAAATATATCAGCAGCCACCGCATTGCGGCTATGATCCATTCTGGTTTTGATTTATATTGCAATGAATGCTACGATACAGTGCTTCAACTCCCTTCCTTGCTGAAGTTTAAAGTAGATTACATCTGACTGTGTCTCTCAAAAACTTCAACTTCATGATGGGAAAGGATTTATTCACCTAAAGCTGTTATCTTTAAACTCATCTGATAACAGATTTCGTAATCTTTAATCGCTCTGCTGCAAGTGAAGTTATTTTTTTCGACATTCTTCATCCGATGTCTGAACAAATCAAGCTATGGGATCTAAGCCACTCCCACGAACCCGGGCTTTTAATCATTTCTATTTGTTTCTTGCACCACGCTTTATAAAGTTCCATCTGGTCCGCTCCCATGCAAGAAATCTGTATTTGAGCTTGTCTGAACCAGCTTGTGCTTGTGGAAGCTGTAAATCTTAAACCTTCTAGATTCTCCTGTTCTGATAATCCACCAATCAGTTTAGTGAAAATTGGGAGAAGGAGGTTATGGAATTGTCTATAAAGGAAAACTATCGAGTGAGATTTTGGTCGCGGTGAAGATCCTCAAGGATTCCCAAGGAAAGTTTTCAACAAACATAATTTTCATTACATAAAAGTCATTGTGTTTTACCAATACATGTATCAtattcatttaattaatatataaaaatttattatacacATATACAAAAATAAGTAAGTGATAttcattgttttttttaaatacaattaaataatattcattGTTAAATAAAATTCACGTTACAAACAAATATAACAATAGAATTAAATTTCATgaaaaacaaataataatataatcaaattttaataaattgtcCTAGCAATGTATGTGATTATAGAGAATTATTAATTTATGCTATCGACAAGACCGTAGCTTTATACAAAGTCTTTTGATAAATTAATATCTTATTAATTTAGTACATTGGCTTGGTCGGCACCAACACAAAATATTAACTAAAGtgattattaatttattgaatattaatttatacAGATTTTACTGTAAATATCATAGGAGCCCACGAATGGTCGCAAAACAAATGTCTACAGTTAAAATGACATCCTACCTATGTGGGCACTACACTCACTTCATTTCAACGCGTAAGATATTGACAcacataaaatttcaaaaaaaaaagtgggtccTATATATGCATGGACAAATCTTGGTCATCCATCCTATTATGGGGACAATGCGCACATGGGTAGGAAGAAATAAACTGTAATATTGACCCTAACTCCCTCATATGATTTTtcataaaaccaaacaaacaagacaataaaaaaaaaattgttcacAATTCAATTCGATCGCCTCTATTTTCCACCATTTCTATAATTATTTCTTGTTAATTttgttttcaaaagaaaaataaaataaaaattcacgtTGACGTTGACTCGGTGTTTCTATTTCTTCCTCTTCACTCACATTTGAGTGTTCCTACATTGTCATCAACGACATACTATAATGGCTAGAAAAAATATTGAAGCTCCGGCAATTGGAATCGATTTGGGCACGACTTATTCATGCGTAGCCGTGTGGCGGCATGATCGTGCTGAGATCATACCCAATGATCAGGGCGATCGCACAACACCTTCTTATGTAGCTTTCAGTCCCGTCGAACGTCTCATCGGCGGAGCCGCCAAGAATCTTGCCGCCATGAACCCAACCAACACCATATTTGGTTAGATGTTCTTATTATTAACATTCCCGGTTTAATTTCTTGGTCAATCTGAATTTGTAGTTATGTGTTTTTGGGTTCCCGCTGACTTGCTCTTGTTTCTAATCATGTTAATGTATTTCTGTTCATccgtaactgatcagttccgcTATAAAACTGAGGCTTCTGCTTCTTTTGGTTGATCAAAAGTCAAAATTACTTCATTATGATCTCTTCACCAGGAATGTAACGACCAAGTTTTACCCAGCTTTGGGTGGAACCATTTTCTGATTTTGTTACACAATTAATTCTCAGATGCTAAGAGGTTGATCGGTCGGAGATTCAGCGACTCTTTGGTCCAGAAGGATTTGAAACTCTGGCCTTTCAAGGTCATTTCCGGCCCTGATGATAAACCCATGATTGTGGTTACCTTCAAAGGTGAACAGAAGAAATTTGTGGCCGAAGAGATTTCATCAATGGTCCTCACCAAGATGAAAGAAACCGCGGAAGCTTTTCTTGGGTCGATAGTAAAAAAAGCAGTTATCACGGTACCTGCCTACTTCAACGATTCGCAGAGGCAAGCAACCAAGGATGCTGGAACCATTGCTGGGCTTAATGTCCTGCGTATCGTTGTTGAACCAACCGCTGCGGCCATTGCGTATGGTTTTGACAAAAAGTTTGATAGCTCTGGTAAAAAGAGTAATGTGCTTATTTTCGACCTCGGGGGTGGCACCTTTGACGTGTCTCTTCTCACTATGGAGAATAGCCTGTTTACCGTTATGGCCATTGCTGGTGACACCCACCTTGGAGGAGAGGATTTCGATGATAGAATGGTTAACCATTGTGTTCAAGAGTTCAAGAGAAAGCACAGGAAGGACATAGGTGACAATCCCCGAGCGTTGAGGAGGTTGAGGACATCGTGTGAGAGGGCAAAGAGGAATCTATCGTCTGCAACAGAAACAAACATCGGAATCGattgtttgtatgatgcagTCGATTTTGACTACAATATAACTCGTGCAAAATTTGAGGAGCTTAACATGGATTTGTTCAAGAAATGCATTAAACATGTGGAGGAGTGTCTGAATGATGCCAAGATGGACAAGAATAGTATCCATGATGTGGTGCTAGTTGGCGGATCCACTAGAATTCCGAAGGTCCAACAAATGCTGCAAGATTTTTTTAATGGCAAGGAGTTGTGCAAGAGCATCCATCCTGACGAGGCCGTCGCTTCTGGTGCAGCGATTCAAGCAGCGTTATTAGCTGGCCAGGGCAATGCAGATGTTCAAGGCATACTGTTATGCGAAGTCACGCCTTTGTCACTTGGCGTACATGTCGAAGGAGGTGAAATGAGTGTGATAATACCAAGAAACACTGCTATTCCTACCAAGAAGGAGGAACAATTCATGACATGTGCAGACAACCAAAGCGTCGCGCTGATACAAGTGTTCGAGGGAGAAAGGGCGAGAACGGTGAATAACAATTTGTTGGGCAAATTCGAGCTCACTGGCATCCCACCAGCTGCGAGAGGCATCCCTAAATTAACCATCTGCTTTGATGTCGACGCAAATGGGATTCTGAATGTCTCTGCCGAAGATCAAACAACtggaaataaaaataacatcaCAATCATCAATGACAAAGGCAGGCTATCTACCGAAGAGATCGAGAGAATGCTGCGAGAAGCCAAGTTCTTTAAGGACGAAGATGAGCAGCATAAAAGGAGAGTTGAGGCCAAGAATGAGCTGGAGAATTATGTCTACAGTAtgagaaataaaattaaaaatgacAACAATTATGCTTTCAACTTGACATATTCAGACAAGAGAAAATTCGAAAATGCAGCTGAGCTTGCTAACGAGTGGTTGGAGAACAACCAAGACAGCGGAGAAGACCAGTTTAAGAATAAAATGAGAGAACTAGAGAACATCTGCAACCCCATAATTGCACAGATGTATTCGGGTAGCAGTACCGGTCCTAAGATTGACGAAGTTGATTAAGCTTCTTACTCCATACAATAGTAATACATTATAAGCTTAGTTTGATTTTGTTTGATATGTTTTTCGAACATTTATATTAAACAGATGAATTGAACTCTGTATTATATGTTCTTGTTTTtctgatttaaaaatatgatgattatttcaaattttaatagtTGTGTGGGAGAGTAatttaacattaaaaaatatGGAGTTCGGGGTGTTTAGTCCACGTTTGATCCGCAACTTCACGTACACCACAATTTAGCAGCAGTTCAGATTCATCGTGCATATGGTTCTAAAAAATTGTTCACAAGAAGTGGTGCAAATTCAACAATTAAATCCATCTCTCTCCCTGCAGCCATTGGCAATCTGACATTTCTCATAGAAGAATGACACATCCATAAACATAGAGCAGAATTAGTCACATTTCATGGTCTGTTCCACCATCTTAATTTCTATAAGCTATATATGATAATGGAACCAAGGACAAAAGGATAAATGTCCAACTTAACGTCGACTTCGACTGTTGCAAAAGATCTTCACAAATGTCGAAAAAGACGATAATGATAAAACAGACAATTCATGCTTCACAATTTAGGATACAACAATCATTCTATTAGCAACAGCCAATTGTTGCTAGCACATCAGATGATTAAAACATACACAATATATGCATTATTATTCCCATATAGCTTAATATTATGTAACCTTTATAAGTCATGGCTAAGAGTAGATCCATCGCACAACAAGGCTGCGGAATCAGTTGAATATGTTTCCCATGTTTGGTCCTCATGTTGTGCCACCTTCTCATCAACTTCAGAAGGCTCAGGTGGGATTTGCAATAGTTCAACATCACTTTCAAGCATTTCCAGTACTTTACTCATCGAAGGTCGATCGTCTGGACTCAACTGTATGCACCACAACGCGACTATTGTCATCCTCCTTGTGATTTCTCCCATACTGTcatcatcaatatcatcagtttTCGCAATGTCTATATCTTTGCCTTTGTTTAAGCAATCATAAATCCAATGTGGAAAATACTGGGTACTGGAATTGTCATCATTTGTTGCCAAGCTCCTCTTGAGGCCAACCAGTTCCACCAGCAACATCCCAAAGCTATATACATCAGCCTTATAAGAGACCCCACCAATGCTTCTGTTGATCAGTTCAGGAGCCACATAACCTATAGTACCCCGAGCTGCAGTCAGAGTGACAATATTTTTTTCCGTGGAGTAAAATTTTGCAAGCCCAAAATCAGAGATTTTAGGATTGAAATTATCATCCAAAAGTATATTATGAGGCTTGATGTCAAAATACAGGATTTGGATATCACAACCCCGGTGCAAATACTCGATCCCTCGTGCCACTCCAACTGCAATCTCATACTTTCTATCCCAACTTAATGAACTACCTTTTGTTTTTTCACCATAGATATATTTCTCGAGTGAACCATTAGGCATGAAATCATATACAAGAGCACATTTCGACCTTTCTGCGCAATATCCAACAAGTTTAACCACATTAATATGATGAATCCTTCCCATGGTTGCAACTTCATTAATGAATTCTTGTCCATTTGTGCTGGGCTTGCTCAATACTTTTACCGCTGCAATATTGCCACTTCGAAGCTTTCCTTTGTAAACGGAACCATATCCTCCTTGGCCCAATTTTTCTCGAAATCCTCTCGTCATCTTCTTTATGTCGCTGTATGAGTATCTGATTGGCATGAGATTGTTGTCACTTTGCAAGAATCCTTCTATTAAATCAAACACCGACAAATGCCGCCTTCTGAATTTGTAGATTATGAGACCAATTAAGAAAGGCAGTCCTATAAGGATCCTCAACACCCTGGTATAGCCCTGCATGGAaagattaaaagaaaaaatattgaattaaatTAGCATGGCAGAAATCATGACCTTTCCAAATCTTTGTGTTCGTCTCTTTTTTCTCATTATAGTTCTAACGTAATAACATGTCGTATTCTAAATATAGAAGTCGGATTTGTTTCACAGATTAAATATATTTCCTAAATTGACATAAAAAATGAAGTAAATAAATGGACATCCAAAACAAAAACTCACCGGTACAATACACAAGAATTATGATCGTCCCTGCGAGTGCACCAACATGCATGATTAACAAATCAAAAAGTAGGTTATTACAAGTGTAAGaaagtaaattaaataatagaagaatcaagaagctaaaagaattattaaaaaaaaaaagctaaATATATCTTTGGAACTAATTCTTTTTAGAGAAAATAGCAAATTTTGATCAATCATGATTGAGTATATGTGATTTTGGTCCTTACGTTATTGTTATAGTccattatctttatttttttcaaatttattattattttgttatgTGGCGCTGAATGACTCTGATTTGTCTAGCATTTGATAATCATTTTAAtgtaaaaataactaaaattgcaaaacaaaataccaaaattgttaaaaaaaagaaatatgaaGGACTAAAACTCAAATCTGGTAGCACATCGTAAAATATCGGACGAAAAAAGAACATTTTCCTTCTTTTTAACTCATATCCAATAATTAAAGatttacttaaattataatgTCCAAAAAAAAAGACCAATTATAATTTAACATAGAAAAAAAGACTTtcatatttgaatatatatgtatattcaaaTACGAAATAGTTAGGAGGGGCATAACTTAGACTTGTACAATAAACCAGTGAAAGAATTCTTACGAACAAGCGTTTCATAATATCGCGGCTTGTGCCCTTCATAACCTGCATTTTCTCCGGGATAAAGAAGAACCaagtgaaaaaaaaagaagcattAATGTGAAGACCAAACATTTTTTACATGTAATATTCAAATAAGCCATCATATTCAAGAAGTTAAAGGACCAAATTAAGTTGAATAAACATGTAGTTGTAACATCCCATTAAAAGTGTGAATAATGGACTTAAGATGAGATAAATGACCATTATAACAACATTTCAACTCACCACTTTGGAGACTATAAATAAGTGGCTTTAGATTAAGGAAAATCATACATATCAAAGCACAAAAGACTCCAAAGGGGCGAACGTTTGCTTCACTTTCTTCAAAGTTTCAAGTCTAAGTTATATCCGAACGTTGTTCGAATTCAAGCGATGTTCTAGTCATTTCGAGCCTATTATCTTCACATTTTAATTCGAGAAAGATCAAGTAAGTGAATTTTTGCTTTTGTATATCTAAAGTTTGACATATTTGTTATCTGTAAGaggttatatatatatgtactagAAATAATGCATGTGCGTTGCACGTGAGAAACatatgttgaattaattaaaatttgaaataaaattagttaACTCAACAAAATATCATGATAATAGTATTGTAAATTTTGACAATTCGTGTTATTAGCATATGTAATTAATTtggaaaaaaacatatttttttaattttaaaaaaagatttggACTACTAAATTTTTTCTCATATCTTGTTTATcatattgttttcttttgttattTATCATATTATCTCAATaatgcatatattttattataatattcagttattacaattttttttgacaatcaatgatgtgcaattttttatttacaatgttatttgattattattctCTTTCATATAAATTGACAACAATTTCTATGGATGTTTTTACTTTCCTAGTCACCTTTAATTTATTAGACACTTATACTTGATGATGATAACATATAGACTAGACATTATTATTAGGGGTGAGCAAAATTTTGgttaaaccgaattaaccgaccgAATCGAGTCAATTCGaaaattcggttcggttatttcggaaattcggttttcaaattaaaaaaaattcagttatatcggttaattcggttcagtaacagttttcaaaattttgaaattgctaaccgaattaaccgatataataaatactactatttaataaatttttattatttatcgattttaatatattttttaatttttaattttaaaatcagcCCTAATTCTAAAGAAAAATTTGTGATGtatgtgattttatgtttttatgcatttgtGTAGACTGTAGTgttcaaaaaaattacatatataattaaattaaatcgtaatatttttttaaaactaatcggttaattcggtcaccaaccgaattaaccgattttaattcgtcacggttttctgaaaattaatTCGATCGGTTCGGTTATTACTAAATATTTCGGTTCGATCCGATTATGACTAATTCGGTTCGGTTGGTAACAGAACCGACCGAATGCTCACCCCTAATTATTATAACAATCTATCATCGCATAAAATGTAT
This sequence is a window from Primulina tabacum isolate GXHZ01 chromosome 17, ASM2559414v2, whole genome shotgun sequence. Protein-coding genes within it:
- the LOC142530763 gene encoding heat shock cognate 70 kDa protein-like — translated: MARKNIEAPAIGIDLGTTYSCVAVWRHDRAEIIPNDQGDRTTPSYVAFSPVERLIGGAAKNLAAMNPTNTIFDAKRLIGRRFSDSLVQKDLKLWPFKVISGPDDKPMIVVTFKGEQKKFVAEEISSMVLTKMKETAEAFLGSIVKKAVITVPAYFNDSQRQATKDAGTIAGLNVLRIVVEPTAAAIAYGFDKKFDSSGKKSNVLIFDLGGGTFDVSLLTMENSLFTVMAIAGDTHLGGEDFDDRMVNHCVQEFKRKHRKDIGDNPRALRRLRTSCERAKRNLSSATETNIGIDCLYDAVDFDYNITRAKFEELNMDLFKKCIKHVEECLNDAKMDKNSIHDVVLVGGSTRIPKVQQMLQDFFNGKELCKSIHPDEAVASGAAIQAALLAGQGNADVQGILLCEVTPLSLGVHVEGGEMSVIIPRNTAIPTKKEEQFMTCADNQSVALIQVFEGERARTVNNNLLGKFELTGIPPAARGIPKLTICFDVDANGILNVSAEDQTTGNKNNITIINDKGRLSTEEIERMLREAKFFKDEDEQHKRRVEAKNELENYVYSMRNKIKNDNNYAFNLTYSDKRKFENAAELANEWLENNQDSGEDQFKNKMRELENICNPIIAQMYSGSSTGPKIDEVD
- the LOC142530501 gene encoding LEAF RUST 10 DISEASE-RESISTANCE LOCUS RECEPTOR-LIKE PROTEIN KINASE-like 2.1; protein product: MVKLSCNPSACGNIRVISYPFRLKDDPKHCGNPDRSYELSCENNTTASVYIDQYKYHVRAINYRNYTIRLVDPSIKNNDSCSFPTYSPKWKKLVNSYGYPAYVVSIDRYTEGKLYESGMVRPVTFLSCSFPPNDPLFIETSQCVSLSSNTSRHTHIKAGYMDLNDPSWDMCRIDLVVMTSLPFIAKNDLSLSKIHDSLVYGFELSWSVLFCECNAGGYCWFDGINAACLFYHLFFFNNSFSFLILLLFNLLSYTCNNLLFDLLIMHVGALAGTIIILVYCTGEFLVLRILIGLPFLIGLIIYKFRRRHLSVFDLIEGFLQSDNNLMPIRYSYSDIKKMTRGFREKLGQGGYGSVYKGKLRSGNIAAVKVLSKPSTNGQEFINEVATMGRIHHINVVKLVGYCAERSKCALVYDFMPNGSLEKYIYGEKTKGSSLSWDRKYEIAVGVARGIEYLHRGCDIQILYFDIKPHNILLDDNFNPKISDFGLAKFYSTEKNIVTLTAARGTIGYVAPELINRSIGGVSYKADVYSFGMLLVELVGLKRSLATNDDNSSTQYFPHWIYDCLNKGKDIDIAKTDDIDDDSMGEITRRMTIVALWCIQLSPDDRPSMSKVLEMLESDVELLQIPPEPSEVDEKVAQHEDQTWETYSTDSAALLCDGSTLSHDL